The following are encoded in a window of Microbacterium sp. LWO13-1.2 genomic DNA:
- a CDS encoding aldose 1-epimerase family protein, with protein MVSRSGRQLRIAAHGYEAVIASVGASLRTLTLDGRDLVVPFEADEVRPGYRGTTLAPWPNRIVDGRYTFGGVEHQLPLTEPARGQALHGLLSWAEFSDRVVEDDRVVLAAVIEPQGGYPFRIEVETEYRLDSGGLTQTVTARNLGADAAPWGTGPHPYLVAGPGRVDDWTFTLPASEVLTVTPDRLSPVSVESVAEHPEWDFRAPRAIGDVFIDHAFTGLSRFDGVAEVRLTATDGTGVAMTWDDHCPWVQVHTADNPGLDGIHRIGLAVEPMTCPPDAFNSAVDLVVLEPGDTHSASWTIRAL; from the coding sequence ATGGTGTCGCGGTCGGGGCGTCAGCTGCGCATCGCGGCGCACGGGTACGAGGCCGTGATCGCGAGTGTCGGCGCCTCGCTGCGCACGCTCACGCTCGACGGCCGCGACCTCGTCGTGCCGTTCGAGGCAGACGAGGTGCGCCCCGGGTATCGAGGCACGACGCTTGCGCCGTGGCCGAACCGCATCGTCGACGGCCGCTACACGTTCGGCGGCGTCGAGCACCAGCTGCCGCTGACCGAGCCGGCTCGGGGGCAGGCCCTGCACGGGCTGCTGTCGTGGGCGGAGTTCTCGGACCGCGTCGTCGAGGACGACCGCGTCGTGCTCGCCGCGGTCATCGAACCGCAGGGCGGATACCCGTTCCGTATCGAGGTCGAGACCGAGTACCGCCTCGACTCCGGCGGCCTCACGCAGACGGTCACGGCGCGCAACCTCGGGGCGGATGCCGCGCCCTGGGGCACCGGACCGCATCCCTATCTCGTCGCAGGCCCCGGCCGGGTCGATGACTGGACGTTTACGCTGCCGGCATCCGAGGTGCTGACGGTGACCCCCGACCGTCTGAGTCCGGTCTCCGTGGAATCGGTGGCGGAGCATCCGGAGTGGGACTTCCGCGCCCCCCGCGCGATCGGCGATGTGTTCATCGACCACGCGTTCACGGGGCTGTCGCGTTTCGACGGCGTCGCCGAGGTCCGCCTGACGGCAACCGACGGCACCGGTGTCGCGATGACCTGGGATGACCATTGCCCGTGGGTGCAGGTGCACACCGCCGACAATCCAGGGCTCGACGGCATCCACCGAATCGGCCTCGCCGTCGAGCCGATGACGTGCCCGCCCGATGCGTTCAACTCCGCCGTCGACCTCGTTGTGCTGGAGCCCGGAGACACGCACTCCGCCTCCTGGACCATCCGGGCGCTATGA
- a CDS encoding carbohydrate ABC transporter permease: MRSSELAPAVISDPVTTEAIVLAGRKPRGRKPAGRPIKLERGDYLLRGISYVTVSLFALFCLLPFVLIVSASFSSESEIMKTGFGLLPKGFTFTAYEYIFKAPGQIIGSYVVTIIMTVTGTAVGLLVISMTGYALWRPDFRFRNQISFFIYFTTLFSAGLAPTFLWIGRTLDLRGNYLAVWLPLLMTPWLIILMKSFMRTVPFEIVESGKIDGAGDFRIFWQLTLPMMKPALATVGLFLALGYWNEWYLSSLYLGSTVEFKPLQYQLYNVINTANALRNSVAGSNVSITDLPSNTLKMASAVVATGPILLVYPFVQKYFVSGITVGAVKG; encoded by the coding sequence ATGCGCTCTTCTGAACTCGCACCCGCCGTCATCTCCGACCCTGTGACCACCGAGGCGATCGTCCTCGCCGGGCGCAAGCCGCGCGGCAGGAAGCCGGCCGGCAGGCCCATCAAGCTCGAACGCGGCGACTACCTGCTGCGCGGCATCTCGTACGTCACGGTCTCGCTGTTCGCCCTGTTCTGCCTGCTGCCGTTCGTGCTGATCGTGTCGGCCTCGTTCTCCAGCGAGTCCGAGATCATGAAGACCGGCTTCGGACTGCTTCCCAAAGGCTTCACCTTCACGGCCTACGAGTACATCTTCAAGGCGCCGGGTCAGATCATCGGGTCCTACGTCGTCACGATCATCATGACCGTCACCGGCACCGCCGTGGGACTGCTCGTCATCTCGATGACCGGGTACGCCCTCTGGCGCCCGGACTTCCGGTTCCGCAACCAGATCTCCTTCTTCATCTACTTCACCACCCTGTTCTCCGCCGGTCTCGCGCCGACCTTCCTCTGGATCGGTCGCACGCTCGATCTCCGCGGCAACTATCTCGCCGTCTGGCTGCCGCTGCTGATGACGCCGTGGCTCATCATCCTGATGAAGAGCTTCATGCGCACCGTGCCCTTCGAGATCGTGGAGTCGGGCAAGATCGACGGCGCCGGCGACTTCCGCATCTTCTGGCAGCTGACGCTGCCGATGATGAAGCCCGCACTCGCGACCGTCGGGCTCTTCCTCGCCCTCGGCTACTGGAACGAGTGGTATCTGTCGTCGCTGTATCTCGGCAGCACGGTCGAGTTCAAACCGCTCCAGTACCAGCTCTACAACGTGATCAACACGGCGAACGCGCTGCGCAACTCCGTCGCCGGTTCCAACGTCAGCATCACCGACCTGCCGAGCAACACCCTGAAGATGGCGAGCGCGGTCGTCGCGACCGGCCCGATCCTGCTCGTCTACCCGTTCGTCCAGAAGTACTTCGTCAGCGGCATCACCGTCGGCGCCGTCAAGGGCTGA
- a CDS encoding ABC transporter permease subunit produces MIQNRMLLFMCLPAIAFFLLFSYAPLPGIWIAFTNFNYNDGIFGSPFVGLKNFEFLLKSGQLWLLTRNTILYNVAFIVLGNILQIAIAIMLNEVRLKYFKKISQGVMFLPYFISVVLVGVIAFNLLNYDTGALNALIVQTGGDPVKIYSTAGAWPLIIILVQLWQSTGYGSIVYFAAIMGIDKGLIEAASIDGASAWQRIRHVILPSLKPTFIILLLFSLGGIMNGNFGLFWNLVGNNAALFATTDIIETAVYRMVMSQNNFTTSTAVGLYQSLFGFAIVMTANWIVRRMNKDYALF; encoded by the coding sequence ATGATCCAGAACAGGATGCTCCTGTTCATGTGCCTGCCGGCGATCGCGTTCTTCCTGCTCTTCAGCTACGCGCCGCTCCCCGGTATCTGGATCGCGTTCACGAACTTCAATTACAACGACGGGATCTTCGGCAGCCCGTTCGTCGGACTCAAGAACTTCGAGTTCCTGCTCAAGTCCGGTCAACTCTGGCTGCTGACCCGCAACACGATCCTGTACAACGTCGCATTCATCGTGCTCGGCAACATCCTGCAGATCGCGATCGCCATCATGCTCAACGAGGTGCGGCTGAAGTACTTCAAGAAGATCAGCCAGGGCGTCATGTTCCTGCCCTACTTCATCTCGGTCGTCCTCGTCGGCGTCATCGCCTTCAACCTGCTCAACTACGACACCGGCGCGCTCAACGCCCTCATCGTGCAGACCGGCGGCGATCCGGTCAAGATCTACAGCACCGCCGGCGCCTGGCCGCTGATCATCATCCTGGTCCAGCTCTGGCAGAGCACCGGCTACGGCTCCATCGTGTACTTCGCAGCCATCATGGGCATCGACAAGGGGCTGATCGAGGCGGCATCCATCGACGGTGCCTCCGCCTGGCAGCGCATCCGCCACGTCATCCTGCCCAGCCTCAAGCCGACTTTCATCATCCTGCTGCTGTTCTCCCTCGGCGGCATCATGAACGGCAACTTCGGCCTGTTCTGGAACCTCGTCGGCAACAACGCCGCACTCTTCGCCACCACCGACATCATCGAGACCGCGGTCTACCGCATGGTCATGTCGCAGAACAACTTCACGACGTCCACCGCCGTGGGGCTGTACCAGTCGCTGTTCGGGTTCGCGATCGTCATGACGGCGAACTGGATCGTACGAAGGATGAACAAGGACTATGCGCTCTTCTGA
- a CDS encoding glycoside hydrolase family 27 protein, with translation MSTVTPPMGWNSWDCYGTTVTEAEVLANAEFMAAHLLAHGWDTVVVDIDWSDPAARSHGYNTDAPLELDEWGRLIPDPVRFPSSAGGAGFGPLAVRIHALGLRFGIHTMRGIPRRAVAQNLPILGTDAQAADVADVTNVCEWNPDMVGIDHTHPAAQAYYDSTLALYAGWGVDFIKSDDMLWPYQAADIEAYAEAIRRSGRDIVLSLSPGRDLSLERLDHLRAHADMWRICDDLWDSWDDVAANFARFARWAPFAGEHGWPDGDMLPLGRIGIRAERGEPRDDRLTPHERISLMTLWIIARSPLMIGGDLPSTDPATIALFQNAEALAVIRQSSRNREVFREGRLVLWAADGPAGERYAAAFNLGDEPFEAVLDAVNIGFPASGTVTELWSGHAVVLEPVSVQSDAARGVAPGSAALRLTLQPHGAALLRHRD, from the coding sequence ATGAGCACGGTAACCCCGCCGATGGGGTGGAACAGCTGGGACTGCTACGGCACCACGGTGACCGAGGCCGAGGTGCTCGCGAACGCCGAGTTCATGGCCGCGCACCTGCTGGCTCACGGCTGGGACACGGTCGTGGTCGACATCGACTGGTCCGATCCTGCCGCGCGCTCGCACGGCTACAACACGGATGCGCCGCTGGAGCTCGACGAGTGGGGGCGGCTGATCCCCGACCCCGTGCGATTTCCGAGTTCAGCGGGCGGGGCGGGCTTCGGCCCGCTTGCAGTCCGTATCCACGCGCTGGGACTCCGCTTCGGCATCCATACGATGCGGGGCATCCCGCGCCGGGCGGTCGCGCAGAATCTGCCGATCCTCGGAACGGATGCGCAGGCCGCCGATGTCGCCGACGTGACCAACGTCTGCGAGTGGAACCCCGACATGGTGGGTATCGATCACACGCACCCTGCGGCCCAGGCCTACTACGACTCGACCCTCGCGCTGTATGCCGGGTGGGGTGTCGACTTCATCAAGTCCGATGACATGCTCTGGCCGTATCAGGCGGCCGACATCGAGGCATATGCGGAGGCCATCCGCCGGTCCGGCCGCGACATCGTGCTCAGCCTCTCGCCCGGGCGCGACCTGTCGCTCGAACGGCTCGATCACCTGCGTGCGCATGCGGACATGTGGCGCATCTGCGACGACCTGTGGGACTCGTGGGATGACGTCGCGGCGAACTTCGCCCGTTTCGCCCGATGGGCGCCGTTCGCCGGCGAGCACGGCTGGCCGGACGGTGACATGCTCCCGCTCGGACGCATCGGTATCCGTGCCGAACGCGGTGAGCCTCGCGACGACCGGCTGACACCGCACGAGCGCATCTCGCTGATGACGCTGTGGATCATCGCGCGCTCGCCGCTGATGATCGGCGGCGATCTGCCGTCCACGGATCCCGCCACGATCGCCCTGTTCCAGAACGCCGAGGCGCTCGCGGTGATCAGGCAGTCCTCGCGGAACCGCGAGGTGTTCCGCGAAGGGCGACTCGTGCTCTGGGCCGCCGACGGACCGGCCGGCGAGCGGTACGCGGCAGCGTTCAACCTGGGCGACGAGCCGTTCGAGGCCGTGTTGGATGCCGTGAACATCGGTTTCCCGGCATCGGGAACGGTCACCGAGCTCTGGAGCGGTCACGCGGTCGTGCTCGAGCCGGTCTCCGTGCAGAGCGACGCGGCGCGCGGTGTTGCTCCCGGCAGCGCCGCTCTGCGACTGACCCTCCAGCCGCACGGCGCCGCGCTGCTGCGGCACCGCGACTGA
- a CDS encoding glycoside hydrolase family 43 protein yields MKRTKAVAMAVCTAAVLTVSAVGSAQAAVPTGDPATYTSYPGIQDPGSASPSYFQPYWFDDNGAHIQAHGGAVVSAQELGVEGGDVVTGEEDDRTVYYWYGEDRSNGYYGSPGVHAYKSYDTLNWTDEGVVLRSVSDAAELESEYFDTLYDTVDDAGQPRAERISTLNYHLNTNDAAELTTIFERPKVLFNESTGKWVLWWHSDGQTSAGGSMYARSMAGVAVSDSPTGPFRLTGVYRMPNRTDYKACISAAVPGQARDMTVFQDDDGTAYIVYSSEENRSLYVAELDASYTNVTHTTDVDMANAGQYSDDGRYPYLFADGTADAPVRGEDFQIVKECGMLEAPALFQHGGKYYAVASGATGWAPNPQTYHTADSILGTWIRGVETGDVYENVAYNAIPEGGDGLLSVGDTRRTSFGSQSTNVLDLGGGRFVYMGDRWNSGAADSTYVWLPITIGENGRAEMRNPATEDPTRWAAGWDASYWDDKGTGTEIWRVVEDGLPETVEPGEDFSDALPATVSVDVGGVTTDVAVEWSASSFTERGTQAIIGTLPADAQFTAGRTFTRTIEVATPGVVNLAPESAVSASSRPTLAPTVVDGNVKGKGWDDWVGGGVYPKSGWLSFSWPLAQDVDEVVVHTYKDGAGATWPSTIAAEYLDASGAWVSADVSVELAQDATATAPVAALDVSALPRTNGVRLQLKTATNTWQSISEVQIWGADGVEDICSAEGTAVSASFSQTEWETMPARNACDGSAATSWSTWTGGTMKDSATFTVEPAAARIVDSVGFTNIEGTITAVGVEYRDVEGSWHATSAQNVVPSANGAPTSISFDAVVASAVRMTFATPGSFLKIPVLAVGARSSDFVPAVSTRCIAGKVQLVSSVHNAGAEPVDAVVETPFGRRVVEAVGAGEKGSAVAATRKASIAADEVVVSVGESTVTAGYAAKNCG; encoded by the coding sequence ATGAAGAGAACGAAGGCTGTCGCCATGGCGGTCTGCACCGCTGCGGTACTGACGGTTTCGGCTGTGGGTTCGGCGCAGGCCGCCGTTCCCACCGGCGACCCCGCGACGTACACCTCTTATCCCGGCATCCAGGACCCGGGGAGTGCATCGCCGAGCTACTTCCAGCCGTACTGGTTCGACGACAACGGCGCCCACATCCAGGCGCACGGCGGCGCGGTCGTCTCCGCCCAGGAACTCGGTGTCGAAGGAGGCGATGTGGTCACCGGTGAGGAGGATGACCGCACCGTCTACTACTGGTACGGCGAAGACCGCAGCAACGGCTACTATGGCAGCCCCGGCGTGCACGCCTACAAGTCCTACGACACGCTCAACTGGACCGACGAGGGCGTCGTGCTGCGCTCGGTGTCCGACGCCGCCGAGCTCGAGTCCGAGTACTTCGACACGCTCTACGACACCGTCGACGACGCCGGACAGCCGCGGGCTGAGCGCATCTCCACGCTGAACTACCACCTCAACACCAACGACGCCGCCGAGCTCACCACGATCTTCGAGCGGCCCAAGGTGCTCTTCAACGAGTCGACGGGCAAATGGGTGCTGTGGTGGCACTCCGACGGGCAGACCTCGGCCGGCGGCAGCATGTACGCCCGATCGATGGCGGGAGTCGCGGTTTCCGACAGCCCGACGGGTCCCTTCCGCCTGACGGGTGTCTATCGGATGCCGAACCGCACCGACTACAAGGCCTGCATCTCGGCCGCAGTTCCCGGTCAGGCGCGCGACATGACGGTCTTCCAGGACGACGACGGCACCGCGTACATCGTCTACTCGTCCGAGGAGAACCGCTCGCTCTACGTCGCCGAACTCGACGCGTCGTACACGAACGTCACGCACACGACCGACGTCGACATGGCGAACGCCGGACAGTACTCCGACGACGGCCGCTACCCGTATCTGTTCGCGGACGGCACCGCCGACGCTCCGGTGCGCGGCGAGGACTTCCAGATCGTGAAGGAATGCGGGATGCTCGAGGCGCCCGCGCTCTTCCAACACGGCGGCAAGTACTACGCCGTGGCATCCGGCGCGACCGGGTGGGCACCGAACCCGCAGACGTACCACACGGCCGACAGCATCCTCGGCACCTGGATCCGCGGCGTCGAGACCGGCGACGTCTACGAGAACGTGGCCTACAACGCGATTCCCGAAGGGGGCGACGGGCTGCTGTCCGTCGGCGACACCCGGCGCACGTCGTTCGGATCGCAGTCGACCAACGTGCTCGACCTCGGCGGCGGCCGCTTCGTCTACATGGGCGATCGCTGGAACTCCGGCGCTGCCGACTCCACATACGTGTGGCTGCCGATCACGATCGGCGAGAACGGTCGTGCCGAGATGCGCAACCCCGCCACCGAGGATCCGACCAGGTGGGCTGCGGGCTGGGACGCGTCGTACTGGGATGACAAGGGCACGGGCACCGAGATCTGGCGCGTCGTCGAAGACGGCCTTCCCGAGACCGTCGAACCCGGCGAGGACTTCTCGGATGCCCTCCCGGCGACTGTCTCCGTCGACGTCGGTGGTGTGACCACCGACGTGGCCGTGGAGTGGAGCGCGAGCTCGTTCACTGAGCGCGGCACGCAGGCGATCATCGGAACGCTCCCGGCGGACGCGCAGTTCACGGCTGGGCGCACCTTCACCCGGACGATCGAGGTCGCCACCCCAGGGGTCGTGAATCTCGCGCCGGAGTCGGCGGTGTCCGCATCCAGCCGTCCGACGCTCGCGCCCACGGTCGTGGACGGCAACGTCAAGGGCAAGGGCTGGGATGACTGGGTCGGCGGCGGCGTCTACCCGAAGTCCGGCTGGCTCTCGTTCTCGTGGCCGTTGGCGCAGGACGTCGACGAGGTCGTCGTGCACACGTACAAGGACGGCGCGGGCGCGACCTGGCCGTCGACGATCGCGGCCGAGTACCTCGACGCGTCGGGCGCCTGGGTCTCGGCGGACGTGAGCGTCGAATTGGCGCAGGATGCCACGGCAACCGCACCCGTCGCAGCGCTCGACGTCTCGGCGTTGCCGCGGACCAACGGCGTCCGCCTGCAGCTGAAGACGGCGACCAACACCTGGCAGTCCATCTCGGAGGTGCAGATCTGGGGCGCCGACGGCGTCGAGGACATCTGCTCGGCTGAGGGCACGGCCGTGTCGGCGAGCTTCTCGCAGACCGAGTGGGAGACGATGCCCGCCCGGAACGCCTGTGACGGCAGCGCCGCGACCTCCTGGTCGACCTGGACCGGCGGCACCATGAAGGACTCGGCGACGTTCACCGTCGAGCCGGCGGCGGCCCGCATCGTCGACAGCGTCGGCTTCACGAACATCGAGGGGACGATCACCGCCGTGGGGGTCGAGTACCGCGATGTCGAGGGCAGCTGGCATGCGACGAGCGCGCAGAACGTCGTGCCGAGCGCCAATGGCGCACCGACGTCGATCTCGTTCGACGCGGTCGTCGCGTCGGCCGTCCGGATGACGTTCGCGACACCGGGGTCGTTCCTGAAGATCCCGGTCCTGGCGGTCGGGGCGCGGTCCTCGGACTTCGTTCCGGCGGTCTCCACGCGCTGCATCGCCGGCAAGGTGCAGCTCGTCTCCAGTGTGCACAATGCGGGCGCCGAACCGGTGGATGCCGTCGTCGAGACGCCATTCGGGCGCAGGGTCGTCGAAGCGGTGGGCGCAGGGGAGAAGGGTTCTGCCGTGGCCGCGACGCGCAAGGCCTCGATCGCCGCCGACGAGGTCGTCGTCTCCGTCGGAGAGTCGACGGTGACGGCGGGTTACGCCGCGAAGAACTGCGGCTGA
- a CDS encoding FGGY-family carbohydrate kinase gives MSGRDDLLTGRTSLGIELGSTRIKACLIGADATEVLATGSFAWENKLEDGLWTYALEEVWQGVQAALADLVADAHDRFGIRPDSFGAIGISAMMHGYLAFDDAGEQLVPFRTWRNTNTGVAATELTELLGVNIPLRWSIAHLHQAVVDGEAHVPQLDFVTTLAGYVHWKLTGERVLGVGDASGMFPIDSATGDYDERMLTAYDALVGDRMPAPVIRLLPAVLPAGAAAGTLTPDGARLLDPTGALKPGIPLCPPEGDAGTGMVATNSVAPRTGNVSAGTSIFAMVVLEHPLANVHHELDLVTTPAGDPVAMVHCNNGASELAAWAGLFTRFSAAAGHPLNDDAVFDALFREALLGEADAGGLLAYNHLAGEPIAGLAEGRPLFVRTPDSAFTLANFMRAQLYGVFGTLALGMQVLAAEGVGLDRMFAHGGMFRTAGVAQRFLAGALDAPVAVGELAAEGGAWGIAVLASYLAHAESADLGTYLDQQVFAGASLAVVDPDPSDVAGFASYLDRYRGGLAIEAAAVASL, from the coding sequence ATGAGCGGCCGCGACGACCTCCTCACCGGTCGCACCAGCCTCGGCATCGAACTCGGCTCGACCCGCATCAAGGCATGCCTGATCGGCGCGGATGCCACCGAGGTGCTCGCCACGGGATCCTTCGCGTGGGAGAACAAACTCGAGGACGGCCTCTGGACCTACGCGCTCGAGGAGGTCTGGCAGGGGGTGCAGGCGGCGCTCGCCGACCTCGTCGCCGACGCGCACGATCGCTTCGGCATCCGCCCCGACTCGTTCGGGGCCATCGGCATCTCGGCGATGATGCACGGCTACCTCGCCTTCGACGATGCGGGTGAGCAGCTGGTGCCGTTCCGCACCTGGCGGAACACGAACACCGGGGTCGCGGCCACCGAGCTCACCGAGCTGCTGGGCGTCAACATCCCGCTGCGCTGGTCGATCGCTCACCTGCATCAGGCCGTGGTCGACGGCGAGGCGCACGTGCCGCAGCTCGACTTCGTCACCACCCTCGCCGGTTACGTGCACTGGAAGCTCACCGGCGAGCGCGTGCTCGGCGTGGGCGACGCGTCCGGCATGTTCCCGATCGATTCCGCGACGGGCGACTATGACGAGCGGATGCTCACCGCATACGACGCCCTCGTCGGTGACCGCATGCCCGCCCCGGTCATCCGCCTGCTCCCGGCTGTGCTCCCCGCCGGTGCCGCGGCCGGAACGCTCACACCCGATGGTGCGAGACTCCTCGATCCGACCGGCGCCCTGAAGCCTGGCATCCCGCTCTGCCCGCCCGAGGGCGATGCCGGCACCGGCATGGTCGCGACCAACTCCGTCGCTCCCCGCACCGGCAACGTCTCCGCCGGTACCAGCATCTTCGCGATGGTCGTGCTGGAGCATCCGCTCGCGAATGTCCACCACGAGCTCGACCTCGTGACGACGCCGGCCGGCGACCCGGTGGCGATGGTGCACTGCAACAACGGCGCGAGTGAGCTCGCTGCCTGGGCCGGTCTCTTCACCCGTTTCTCGGCAGCGGCCGGCCACCCGCTGAACGACGACGCCGTGTTCGACGCGCTGTTCCGTGAGGCGCTGCTCGGCGAAGCGGATGCCGGTGGGCTGCTCGCTTACAACCATCTCGCCGGTGAGCCGATCGCCGGTCTCGCCGAGGGGCGCCCGCTGTTCGTGCGCACGCCCGACAGCGCCTTCACTCTGGCGAACTTCATGCGCGCGCAGCTCTACGGCGTCTTCGGCACGCTCGCTCTCGGCATGCAGGTGCTCGCGGCCGAGGGCGTGGGTCTTGACCGCATGTTCGCGCACGGGGGCATGTTCCGCACCGCCGGCGTCGCGCAGCGGTTCCTGGCGGGAGCACTCGATGCTCCCGTCGCTGTGGGCGAACTCGCCGCCGAGGGCGGAGCGTGGGGCATCGCCGTGCTGGCGTCGTACCTCGCGCACGCCGAGTCTGCCGACCTCGGGACGTACCTCGACCAGCAGGTCTTCGCCGGCGCATCTCTCGCCGTCGTCGATCCCGACCCGTCCGACGTCGCCGGATTCGCCTCGTATCTCGACCGTTACCGTGGAGGCCTCGCCATCGAGGCCGCCGCCGTCGCATCGCTCTGA
- the araA gene encoding L-arabinose isomerase produces the protein MTRTPLTTSLDGYEVWFLTGSQHLYGPETLAQVAAQSQEIAGILDAAGEVPVKIVWKPVLTDSAAIKRIALEANADDSVIGLVAWMHTFSPAKMWIAGLDALQKPLAHLHTQANVELPWADIDFDFMNLNQAAHGDREFGYIQTRLGVPRKTIVGHASDPRVRQELATWQRAAAGLAASRSLKLARFGDNMRFVAVTEGDKTEAELRFGVQVNTWGVNDLADAVAAASESDIDALVAEYEELYEVVPELRKGGDRHQSLRDGAAIELGLRSFLEEGGFGAFTTSFEDLGALKQLPGLAVQRLMAEGYGFGAEGDWKTAVLVRVANVMGAGLPGGASLMEDYTYDMTPGDELILGAHMLEVSPSLTTAKPTLEIHPLGIGGKDDPVRLVFTADPGPAVVVALSDMRDRFRLTANIVENVPPRASLPKLPVGRAVWKPAPDFNTSAAAWLTAGAAHHTVMSTAVGIEAFRDFAEMAEVELLVIDDATTLPEFQKQVRWNQAYYRLAQGF, from the coding sequence ATGACCCGTACTCCGCTCACCACCTCCCTCGACGGCTACGAGGTCTGGTTCCTCACTGGAAGCCAGCACCTGTACGGCCCGGAGACGCTCGCCCAGGTCGCCGCGCAGTCGCAGGAGATCGCCGGCATCCTCGACGCGGCCGGCGAGGTCCCGGTGAAGATCGTCTGGAAGCCGGTCCTGACGGATTCCGCCGCCATCAAGCGGATCGCCCTCGAGGCGAACGCCGACGATTCGGTGATCGGTCTCGTTGCCTGGATGCACACCTTCAGCCCGGCGAAGATGTGGATCGCCGGCCTGGACGCGCTGCAGAAGCCGCTCGCGCACCTGCACACGCAGGCCAACGTCGAGCTCCCATGGGCCGACATCGACTTCGACTTCATGAACCTGAATCAGGCGGCGCACGGCGACCGCGAGTTCGGGTACATCCAGACGCGTCTCGGCGTGCCGCGCAAGACGATCGTCGGTCACGCCAGCGACCCGCGCGTGCGACAGGAACTCGCCACCTGGCAGCGCGCCGCAGCCGGTCTCGCGGCCTCCCGCTCCTTGAAGCTCGCCCGTTTCGGCGACAACATGCGTTTCGTCGCGGTCACCGAGGGCGATAAGACCGAAGCCGAGCTGCGCTTCGGTGTCCAGGTGAACACGTGGGGCGTCAACGATCTGGCCGATGCCGTCGCGGCGGCATCCGAATCCGACATCGACGCCCTCGTCGCCGAATATGAGGAGCTGTACGAGGTCGTCCCCGAGCTGCGCAAGGGCGGCGATCGTCACCAGTCGTTGCGCGACGGCGCGGCGATCGAGCTCGGGCTGCGCTCGTTCCTCGAGGAGGGCGGTTTCGGCGCCTTCACCACCTCGTTCGAAGACCTCGGCGCCCTGAAGCAGCTGCCGGGACTGGCCGTGCAGCGCCTGATGGCGGAGGGCTATGGCTTCGGAGCGGAGGGCGACTGGAAGACGGCCGTGCTCGTGCGCGTCGCGAACGTGATGGGAGCGGGCCTGCCCGGCGGTGCGAGCCTCATGGAGGACTACACCTACGACATGACGCCGGGGGATGAGCTCATCCTCGGCGCGCACATGCTCGAGGTCTCTCCGTCGCTCACGACGGCGAAGCCGACGCTCGAGATCCACCCGCTCGGCATCGGCGGCAAGGACGACCCGGTGCGCCTGGTCTTCACGGCCGACCCCGGCCCTGCCGTCGTCGTCGCCCTCAGCGACATGCGCGATCGGTTCCGCCTCACCGCGAACATCGTCGAGAACGTGCCTCCGCGCGCGTCGCTGCCGAAGCTGCCGGTCGGTCGCGCGGTATGGAAGCCCGCACCCGACTTCAACACCAGCGCGGCGGCCTGGCTGACGGCCGGCGCCGCCCACCACACGGTCATGTCGACCGCGGTCGGCATCGAGGCGTTCCGCGACTTCGCCGAGATGGCCGAAGTCGAGCTGCTCGTGATCGATGACGCGACGACCCTGCCGGAGTTCCAGAAGCAGGTGCGCTGGAACCAGGCGTACTACCGTCTGGCGCAGGGCTTCTGA